A portion of the Streptomyces sp. NBC_00376 genome contains these proteins:
- a CDS encoding serine/threonine-protein kinase, with protein MSEAEQAREPQRDKDGRLLAGRYRLGEVLGRGGMGTVWRAVDETLGRTVAVKELRFPTAIDEDEKRRLITRTLREAKAIARIRNNGAVTVYDVVDEDDRPWIVMELIEGKSLAEAVREDGVLTPKRAAEVGLAILDVLRSAHREGILHRDVKPSNVLIAEDGRVVLTDFGIAQVEGDPSVTSTGMLVGAPSYISPERARGHKPGPPADLWSLGGLLYASVEGSPPYDKGSAIATLTAVMTEPLDPPKNAGPLEEVIYGLLAKDPEQRLDDAGARALLNDVIHAPEKPDPVVVPPADATQVMALPGKTDEPRAKAAPKAAEQGEGARDRLRGALRSVRNAKAAPAAAAATTTPPPPSAPPSVSPSSAGAGTPAKPATAPASAAAAAVPSPRPATSPAAPTRASITDVVPRRTLAIIAAVIVLAVLGTVLALTLGGDDKNNAGNEGGKDDKSTSAGPSAPSGGSPETDSGSGSGKDQGNGQGQDQNGNQGQGEDKGTGDDKGSGKGDKPGDALPAGFRMVTNKKFHFQMAMPEDFRFDTTAGENSGGIYNVSGGFPRIQVDYTDSPGGDAAAAWNAAKAAVAASSNGYHHLGINKVQYNGYPTVADWQFERTQRGQRVHVLNRGFKVDGEHGYAIMISCRTDEWDSKECRTLRKTAFDTFKPID; from the coding sequence ATGTCGGAGGCGGAACAGGCACGGGAGCCCCAACGGGACAAGGACGGACGTCTCCTTGCGGGGCGCTACCGGCTCGGGGAGGTGCTCGGCCGGGGCGGTATGGGCACGGTCTGGCGTGCCGTCGACGAGACGCTGGGCCGCACGGTCGCGGTCAAGGAACTGCGGTTCCCCACGGCCATCGACGAGGACGAGAAGCGCCGGCTCATCACGCGCACGCTGCGTGAGGCGAAGGCGATCGCCAGGATCCGCAACAACGGCGCGGTGACGGTCTACGACGTGGTCGACGAGGACGACCGGCCGTGGATCGTGATGGAGCTCATCGAGGGCAAGTCCCTCGCCGAAGCCGTGCGCGAGGACGGTGTCCTGACGCCGAAGCGCGCCGCCGAGGTCGGCCTCGCCATCCTCGACGTGCTGCGCTCGGCGCACCGCGAGGGCATCCTGCACCGCGACGTGAAGCCGTCCAACGTGCTGATCGCCGAGGACGGCCGGGTCGTGCTGACCGACTTCGGTATCGCCCAGGTCGAGGGCGACCCGTCGGTCACCTCCACGGGCATGCTCGTCGGCGCCCCCTCGTACATCTCGCCCGAGCGCGCCCGCGGTCACAAGCCGGGGCCGCCCGCCGACCTCTGGTCGCTCGGCGGACTGCTGTACGCCAGCGTCGAGGGCTCCCCGCCGTACGACAAGGGGTCGGCCATCGCCACCCTGACCGCCGTGATGACCGAGCCGCTCGACCCGCCGAAGAACGCCGGTCCGCTTGAGGAGGTCATCTACGGCCTGCTCGCCAAGGACCCCGAGCAGCGGCTCGACGACGCGGGCGCCCGTGCCCTGCTCAACGATGTGATCCACGCCCCCGAGAAGCCGGACCCGGTGGTGGTGCCGCCCGCCGACGCCACCCAGGTCATGGCGCTGCCCGGGAAGACCGACGAGCCCCGCGCCAAGGCGGCGCCGAAGGCCGCGGAACAGGGCGAGGGCGCGCGGGACCGGCTGCGGGGCGCCCTGCGCTCCGTACGGAACGCGAAGGCGGCACCGGCCGCCGCTGCGGCGACCACCACGCCGCCCCCGCCCTCGGCACCCCCGTCGGTCTCCCCCTCGTCCGCCGGCGCGGGCACCCCCGCCAAGCCCGCGACCGCCCCGGCCTCTGCCGCCGCCGCGGCCGTACCGTCGCCGCGCCCGGCCACGTCCCCGGCCGCCCCGACCCGGGCGTCCATCACGGACGTGGTGCCGCGCCGCACCCTGGCGATCATCGCGGCCGTGATCGTGCTCGCCGTGCTCGGCACGGTCCTCGCGCTCACGCTCGGCGGGGACGACAAGAACAACGCGGGCAACGAAGGCGGCAAGGACGACAAGTCCACCTCCGCCGGGCCCTCGGCGCCGAGCGGCGGCTCCCCGGAGACCGACAGCGGCAGTGGCAGCGGCAAGGACCAGGGCAACGGCCAGGGCCAGGACCAGAACGGCAACCAGGGTCAGGGCGAGGACAAGGGCACGGGCGACGACAAGGGCAGCGGCAAGGGCGACAAGCCGGGCGACGCGCTGCCCGCCGGATTCCGGATGGTCACGAACAAGAAGTTCCACTTCCAGATGGCCATGCCCGAGGACTTCCGCTTCGACACCACGGCGGGCGAGAACTCCGGCGGCATCTACAACGTCAGCGGCGGCTTCCCCCGTATCCAGGTCGACTACACCGATTCGCCCGGCGGCGACGCGGCCGCCGCCTGGAACGCCGCGAAGGCCGCCGTCGCGGCCAGCAGCAACGGCTACCACCATCTCGGCATCAACAAGGTCCAGTACAACGGCTACCCGACCGTCGCCGACTGGCAGTTCGAGCGCACCCAGCGCGGCCAGCGGGTCCATGTACTCAACCGGGGCTTCAAGGTCGACGGCGAGCACGGCTACGCGATCATGATCAGCTGCAGGACCGACGAGTGGGACAGCAAGGAGTGCCGGACGTTGCGCAAGACCGCGTTCGACACGTTCAAGCCCATCGACTGA
- a CDS encoding serine hydrolase domain-containing protein: MPIPRALLAAPLLLALLGLGTVPLPSEPHLTPAAAYLPRLVAEGGAPTAALLARRASTAPYDTYRSTGPGIRRADRFRAGSITKTFVATVVLQLSRERRLQLTDTVERLLPGLVRGNGNDGRRITLRALLSHTSGLHDYTADPSAHPLTAIAAVRVALTHRPTSAPGRYAYSNTNYAVLGLVVQRVTGHSYATEIRNRLITPLHLTGTSLPGSRTTLPSPHGRAYTRDPADGGLRDVTSLDPRTAGAAGELISTLDDLNRFYSALLGGRLLAPAQLAILLNTRATHGVYGLGIYPQKLSCGTTVWGHNGHIAGSYVRTAATRDGLHTLTYRIDTDTLADARTLEPALLEAEFCDRPENPGSS, encoded by the coding sequence ATGCCGATACCCAGGGCACTGCTCGCCGCCCCGTTGCTGCTGGCGCTGCTCGGCCTGGGAACGGTGCCCCTGCCCAGCGAACCACACCTCACGCCCGCAGCCGCCTACCTTCCCCGGCTCGTCGCCGAGGGCGGTGCCCCCACGGCGGCGCTGCTGGCCCGCCGCGCCTCCACCGCACCGTACGACACCTATCGCTCGACAGGCCCCGGAATCCGGCGGGCGGACCGGTTCCGGGCGGGCAGCATCACCAAGACCTTCGTCGCCACGGTCGTGCTCCAACTCTCCCGGGAACGACGGCTCCAGCTGACGGACACGGTCGAGCGGCTGCTGCCGGGGCTGGTGCGCGGCAACGGCAACGACGGCCGCCGCATCACCCTGCGCGCCCTGCTCAGCCACACCAGCGGTCTCCACGACTACACCGCCGACCCATCCGCCCACCCCCTCACGGCCATCGCGGCGGTCCGCGTCGCCCTGACCCACCGTCCGACGAGCGCCCCCGGCCGCTACGCCTACTCCAACACCAATTACGCCGTACTCGGACTCGTCGTTCAACGGGTCACCGGACACAGCTACGCCACCGAGATCCGCAACCGCCTCATCACCCCCCTCCACCTCACGGGCACCTCCCTCCCTGGCTCCCGTACCACCCTGCCCTCCCCGCACGGCCGTGCCTACACCCGCGATCCGGCCGACGGCGGTCTGCGCGACGTCACCTCGCTGGACCCCCGCACGGCGGGCGCGGCCGGCGAGCTGATCTCCACGCTCGACGATCTGAACCGCTTCTACTCGGCCCTGCTGGGCGGCCGCCTCCTCGCGCCCGCCCAGCTGGCGATCCTGCTGAACACCCGGGCCACGCACGGCGTCTACGGACTGGGCATCTATCCGCAGAAGCTCTCCTGCGGCACCACCGTCTGGGGCCACAACGGCCACATAGCGGGCAGTTACGTCCGTACCGCCGCGACGCGCGACGGGCTCCACACCCTGACGTACCGCATCGACACGGACACGCTGGCCGACGCGCGGACCCTCGAACCCGCACTGCTCGAAGCGGAGTTCTGCGACCGGCCGGAGAATCCAGGGAGTTCCTAG
- a CDS encoding serine/threonine-protein kinase: MDRSQGTDAGLLLAGRYRLGEVLGRGGMGKVWRAHDEVLHRTVAVKELTAGQYVAEADRIVLHARTQKEARAAARITHPGVVTVHDVIEYDNRPWIVMQYVDGPSLADAAKESGEIEPREAARIGLHVLSALRAAHGAGVLHRDVKPGNVLLAKDGQVLLTDFGIAAIEGDSTITRTGELVGSIDYLAPERVRGADPGPASDLWSLGATLYTAVEGRSPFRRTSPISTMQAVVTDEPPPPGRAGPLAPVITALLRKEPDERPSAEETERMLLEAMEGRKPVAAQAFVPTQSVPDEVLRSLGQDGPSGPPAPGTTQLPHPTTAAPAPTARRGRWRTAVLVIAAAALVGGGAGLAAMKYGDRTEDNTGRGGTGTHAPVDPGKPGADTGTDTKAPPSDKPDVQVKDVPNGWKRVEDPEGFSLTVPEGWERRADGNQIDYTPDNGVHYIRISIDPAPDFDNPYMHMLSLETQLSTRLPGYERKTLHSNTYRDRPGSLWEFTWTETKDHPGPRHAIDQMYFGEEGGPEYALYMTGPAEDWDTTRAQFDTMLRGWRAPGGSG, translated from the coding sequence GTGGATCGATCACAGGGCACGGACGCGGGACTGTTGCTGGCCGGAAGGTACCGGCTGGGCGAGGTCCTCGGGCGCGGCGGCATGGGCAAGGTCTGGCGGGCCCACGACGAGGTGTTGCACCGCACGGTCGCGGTCAAGGAGCTGACCGCCGGCCAGTACGTCGCGGAGGCCGACCGGATCGTGCTGCACGCCCGCACGCAGAAGGAGGCCCGCGCGGCCGCCCGGATCACGCACCCGGGCGTGGTCACCGTGCACGACGTGATCGAGTACGACAACCGGCCCTGGATCGTCATGCAGTACGTCGACGGGCCGTCCCTCGCCGACGCCGCCAAGGAGTCCGGCGAGATCGAGCCGCGCGAGGCCGCCAGGATCGGCCTCCATGTGCTGAGCGCCCTGCGCGCCGCGCACGGGGCGGGGGTCCTGCACCGTGACGTGAAGCCGGGCAACGTGCTCCTCGCCAAGGACGGCCAGGTGCTGCTCACCGACTTCGGGATCGCCGCCATCGAGGGCGACTCGACCATCACCCGGACCGGTGAACTGGTCGGCTCCATCGACTACCTGGCACCCGAACGGGTACGCGGCGCCGACCCGGGACCGGCCTCCGACCTGTGGTCGCTCGGCGCCACGCTCTACACCGCGGTCGAGGGCCGCTCGCCGTTCCGCCGTACGTCCCCGATCTCCACCATGCAGGCCGTCGTCACCGACGAGCCCCCGCCGCCCGGCCGGGCGGGCCCGCTGGCCCCCGTGATCACCGCGCTGCTCCGCAAGGAGCCGGACGAGCGTCCGTCGGCCGAGGAGACGGAGCGGATGCTGCTGGAGGCCATGGAGGGCCGCAAGCCCGTGGCCGCGCAGGCGTTCGTACCGACGCAGAGCGTCCCCGACGAGGTCCTGCGCTCCCTGGGCCAGGACGGCCCGTCCGGCCCGCCCGCCCCCGGCACCACCCAGCTGCCCCACCCCACCACCGCCGCACCGGCCCCGACGGCCCGGCGCGGCCGCTGGCGCACCGCGGTCCTGGTCATCGCGGCGGCGGCGCTGGTCGGCGGCGGCGCGGGACTCGCCGCGATGAAGTACGGCGACCGGACGGAGGACAACACCGGGCGCGGCGGCACGGGCACGCACGCGCCCGTCGACCCCGGGAAGCCCGGCGCCGACACCGGCACCGACACCAAGGCCCCGCCGTCGGACAAGCCCGACGTACAGGTGAAGGACGTGCCCAACGGCTGGAAGCGGGTGGAGGACCCCGAGGGCTTCAGCCTGACCGTGCCCGAGGGCTGGGAGCGCCGGGCGGACGGCAACCAGATCGACTACACCCCGGACAACGGCGTGCACTACATCCGGATCAGCATCGACCCGGCGCCCGACTTCGACAACCCGTACATGCACATGCTGAGCCTGGAGACGCAGCTCTCCACGCGGCTCCCCGGCTACGAGCGCAAGACCCTGCACTCCAACACCTACCGGGACCGTCCGGGTTCTCTCTGGGAGTTCACCTGGACCGAGACCAAGGACCATCCGGGCCCGCGCCACGCCATCGACCAGATGTACTTCGGCGAGGAGGGCGGCCCGGAGTACGCGCTGTACATGACGGGCCCGGCGGAAGACTGGGACACGACCCGGGCACAGTTCGACACGATGCTGCGCGGCTGGCGCGCGCCGGGGGGCTCCGGCTGA
- a CDS encoding glycerol-3-phosphate dehydrogenase/oxidase — MRTATLGPAERAEALAAMAERELDVLVVGAGVVGAGTALDAATRGLSTGLVEARDWASGTSSRSSKLIHGGLRYLEMLDFALVREALKERGLLLERLAPHLVKPVPFLYPLQHKGWERFYAGSGVALYDAMSVSSGHGRGLPVHRHLSRRHALRVAPALRKDALVGALQYYDAQMDDARYVATLVRTAAGYGAHVANRARVVGFLREGERVVGARVEDVEAGGEYEVRAKQVVNATGVWTDDTQALIGERGQFHVRASKGIHLVVPKDRIHSSTGLILRTEKSVLFVIPWGRHWIIGTTDTDWDLDKAHPAASSADIDYLLEHVNSVLATPLSRDDVQGVYAGLRPLLAGESDATSKLSREHTVAHPLPGLVVVAGGKYTTYRVMAKDAVDEAVHGLDQRVAACVTEEIPLLGAEGYPAMWNARARIAARSGLHVARVEHLLNRYGSATEQILELILADPVLGEPLPSADDYLKAEIVYAASHEGARHLDDVLTRRTRISIETFDRGTRSARLCAELMAPVLGWDEGQIDREVEHYEKRVQAERESQRQPDDLTADAARLGAPDIVPI, encoded by the coding sequence GTGAGGACAGCGACACTGGGACCTGCGGAGCGCGCCGAGGCGCTGGCCGCGATGGCCGAGCGCGAACTGGACGTGCTGGTCGTGGGAGCGGGCGTGGTCGGCGCCGGCACGGCGCTGGACGCGGCGACGAGAGGGCTCTCGACCGGGCTGGTCGAGGCCCGCGACTGGGCGTCGGGCACATCGAGCAGGTCGAGCAAGCTGATCCATGGCGGGCTGCGGTATCTGGAGATGCTCGACTTCGCGCTCGTCCGAGAGGCACTGAAGGAGCGCGGGCTGCTCCTGGAGCGGCTGGCCCCGCACCTGGTGAAGCCGGTGCCATTTCTCTACCCGTTGCAGCACAAGGGCTGGGAGCGGTTCTACGCCGGCTCCGGCGTGGCGCTCTACGACGCGATGTCGGTGTCGTCGGGCCACGGCCGCGGCCTGCCCGTGCACCGCCATCTCTCCCGCCGCCACGCCCTGCGCGTCGCCCCGGCACTGAGGAAGGACGCCCTGGTCGGGGCGTTGCAGTACTACGACGCACAGATGGACGACGCCCGCTATGTGGCGACCCTGGTGCGCACCGCCGCCGGTTACGGTGCGCACGTGGCCAACCGTGCGCGGGTGGTCGGCTTCCTCCGCGAGGGCGAGCGGGTCGTCGGCGCCCGGGTGGAGGACGTCGAGGCGGGCGGTGAGTACGAGGTCAGGGCCAAGCAGGTGGTCAACGCGACGGGGGTCTGGACGGACGACACCCAGGCGCTGATAGGGGAGCGCGGACAGTTCCACGTCCGGGCGTCCAAGGGCATTCACCTGGTCGTCCCCAAGGACCGCATCCACTCCTCGACCGGCCTGATCCTGCGGACCGAGAAGTCCGTCCTCTTCGTCATCCCGTGGGGGCGGCACTGGATCATCGGGACCACGGACACCGACTGGGACCTGGACAAGGCACACCCTGCGGCGTCCAGCGCCGACATCGACTACCTGCTCGAACACGTCAATTCGGTCCTGGCCACGCCCCTGAGCCGGGACGACGTCCAGGGCGTGTACGCCGGGCTGCGGCCGCTGCTGGCCGGTGAGTCCGACGCGACCAGCAAGCTCTCGCGCGAGCACACGGTGGCGCATCCGCTGCCGGGCCTCGTGGTGGTGGCGGGCGGCAAGTACACGACGTACCGGGTGATGGCCAAGGACGCCGTGGACGAGGCGGTGCACGGTCTGGACCAGCGGGTGGCGGCCTGCGTCACGGAGGAGATCCCGCTGCTGGGCGCGGAGGGATACCCGGCGATGTGGAACGCCAGGGCGAGGATCGCGGCCCGGTCCGGACTCCATGTCGCCCGGGTGGAGCATCTGCTCAACCGCTACGGCTCTGCGACCGAGCAGATCCTCGAACTGATCCTCGCCGATCCGGTGCTGGGGGAGCCGCTGCCCTCGGCCGACGACTACCTGAAGGCCGAGATCGTCTACGCCGCCTCGCACGAGGGGGCCCGCCATCTCGACGACGTACTGACCCGCCGGACCCGGATCTCCATCGAGACCTTCGACCGGGGCACCCGCAGCGCCCGGCTCTGCGCGGAACTGATGGCACCGGTGCTGGGCTGGGACGAGGGCCAGATCGACCGGGAGGTCGAGCACTACGAGAAGCGGGTGCAGGCGGAGCGGGAGTCGCAGCGCCAGCCGGACGACCTCACGGCGGACGCGGCGCGGCTCGGGGCACCGGACATCGTGCCCATCTAG
- a CDS encoding succinic semialdehyde dehydrogenase has protein sequence MTDSQASTSTSAAPVGTNPVAAAPAGVRTAADVVTPEVIAQLTRGVAGSGRTANHTPFTGEKLADLPESTPEDVAGAFERARAAQPAWAATPVRARAAVLLRFHDLVLSRQAEVLDLIQLETGKARLHAHEEVQAVAVAARHYGRRAGSYLKPKRHTGVVPTLTKVTELRQPRGVIGQIAPWNYPLELSVGDALPAFVSGNAVVMKPDTETALTALWARDLLIEAGLPAEVFQVVLGEGPVVGPEVVKHADYVSFTGSTRTGREVAQGAAARLVGVSLELGGKNAMLVLKDADVEKAAAGAVRACFSSAGQLCISIERLYVHESIADDFVARFAARTKAMRLGNSLAYGADMGSLVGERQLETVTRHVAEAVEKGAKLVAGGVARPDIGPLFYEPTILDGVEAPMAVCSEETFGPVVSVYRFTDEDEVVALANATPYGLNSSVWTKDSRRGHQVAARLRTGTVNINEGYAPAYGSVQSPMGGMKESGLGRRHGSEGILKYTEAQTVAQQRLMPLAPSFGMDDEKYAAFMSVSLKAMKAFRLR, from the coding sequence ATGACGGACTCGCAGGCCTCCACATCCACCTCCGCAGCCCCGGTCGGCACCAACCCGGTGGCCGCCGCGCCCGCGGGCGTACGCACCGCCGCCGATGTGGTGACTCCCGAGGTGATCGCCCAGCTGACCCGGGGCGTGGCCGGCTCGGGCCGCACGGCCAACCACACCCCCTTCACCGGGGAGAAGCTGGCCGACCTGCCGGAGTCCACCCCCGAGGACGTGGCGGGCGCCTTCGAGCGGGCCCGTGCCGCCCAGCCCGCCTGGGCCGCGACGCCCGTCCGCGCCAGGGCCGCCGTGCTGCTCCGCTTCCACGACCTGGTGCTCAGCCGCCAGGCCGAGGTGCTCGACCTCATCCAGCTGGAGACCGGCAAGGCCCGGCTGCACGCCCACGAGGAGGTGCAGGCCGTCGCCGTCGCGGCCCGCCACTACGGGCGCAGGGCCGGCTCGTACCTGAAGCCGAAGCGGCACACCGGGGTCGTACCGACCCTCACCAAGGTCACCGAGCTGCGCCAGCCGCGCGGCGTCATCGGGCAGATCGCGCCGTGGAACTACCCGCTCGAACTGTCCGTCGGCGACGCGCTGCCCGCGTTCGTCTCCGGCAACGCCGTCGTGATGAAGCCCGACACGGAGACCGCGCTGACCGCGCTGTGGGCCCGTGACCTGCTGATCGAGGCCGGACTGCCCGCCGAGGTCTTCCAGGTCGTCCTCGGCGAGGGCCCCGTCGTCGGCCCCGAGGTCGTCAAGCACGCCGACTACGTCTCGTTCACCGGCTCCACCCGCACCGGCCGCGAGGTCGCGCAGGGCGCGGCGGCCCGGCTCGTCGGCGTCTCGCTGGAGCTCGGCGGCAAGAACGCCATGCTGGTCCTCAAGGACGCCGACGTGGAGAAGGCCGCCGCGGGCGCCGTCCGCGCCTGCTTCTCCTCCGCCGGCCAGCTCTGCATCTCCATCGAGCGGCTGTACGTCCACGAGTCGATCGCCGACGACTTCGTGGCCCGCTTCGCCGCCCGTACGAAGGCCATGCGGCTCGGCAACTCCCTCGCCTACGGCGCGGACATGGGTTCCCTGGTCGGCGAGCGCCAGCTGGAGACCGTCACCCGGCACGTCGCGGAGGCCGTCGAGAAGGGCGCCAAGCTCGTCGCGGGCGGCGTCGCCCGCCCCGACATCGGCCCGCTGTTCTACGAGCCGACCATCCTCGACGGCGTCGAGGCACCGATGGCGGTGTGCAGCGAGGAGACCTTCGGCCCGGTCGTCTCCGTCTACCGCTTCACCGACGAGGACGAGGTCGTCGCCCTCGCCAACGCCACCCCCTACGGCCTGAACTCCAGCGTCTGGACCAAGGACTCCAGGCGCGGCCACCAGGTCGCCGCCCGGCTGCGCACCGGCACAGTCAACATCAACGAGGGGTACGCCCCCGCGTACGGCAGCGTGCAGTCCCCGATGGGCGGCATGAAGGAATCCGGCCTCGGCCGACGGCACGGCTCCGAGGGCATCCTCAAGTACACCGAGGCACAGACCGTCGCCCAGCAGCGGCTGATGCCGCTCGCCCCGTCCTTCGGCATGGACGACGAGAAGTACGCGGCGTTCATGAGCGTCAGCCTCAAGGCGATGAAGGCGTTCCGCCTGCGCTGA
- a CDS encoding protein kinase — translation MDDYAGRVLADRYRLPLPPHDEYETVETRAFDTYSGQEVLVRQVPLPEVVDAEVLDAEDPDPWARRAAGRAVRVPADPVVRRAVEAAQAAAQVPDHPRLDQVFDVFAEEGSLWIVSELVAARPLASLLAERPLNPFRAAEIGSDVLTALRVLHAHGWTHRNITVRTVLICDDGRVVLTGLAAGAAEEALCGYVTTPQPDEDEDEGESQGGYGDEDGYGYGHEDEFARPALGTGSASAFAPPPPAMPPLPAAPAEVPASRGPAAIETGRGADAPHGDDAPYADDDPYDDGDEGDDGPDAPRGGGPGDAAQLRAERAGAIAAYREGARAAARVNEDRRHAGPGDAEDTGSLPVQRPARPEDGYPSDPDHSRPRPAAPWSHATDDPDTDDPYADDPHTKDLYAADPYDDVDDGGHDNDDGEDGRPPARRLYLTGSWSDGPGSGRPVPAGGSGEDALRADARRHGDSPALPAHRTGRQQQPGRWDEASASDRTDSVYRGPATPLAAERARQTRIAVVGAVTERWAPEQAGPVHENWRLAPPIGPATDLWALGALLYRAVQGHAPYPEENAAELVQMVCGEPPAFAEECGPLRPVVESLLRQDPTERPDFEELSGWLRSLVRSAPEPEAGLDVVPLPSADTARLPVVRRRGELVRRRRGRSAAHGRHRHTKDKPGRQDHQDRHDHHDRHDPQAGLAMPRAERAPRAPREPKGPKALRTPPRPQEGGGRAPRRLGRLLLVLILLVLAAAIAYAVMFMPKSDEEPGSGSSGPASSASGSPEPGTGESGGQESSGSPGAQQPQTSRSAVALAPGYTLRKDKEGFEVGVLKGWQRSPANADRQIRYGSDGFSLLIVPGRDTVKANGDDPLAYQAGKELELQPFRDSSWSGSSGLRRIDVGRQAMAEGQFTWQDASGREVYARNLVMIVEGRYHVIQVIGPESRRDKVTDIYEQAIASYRVTH, via the coding sequence GTGGACGACTACGCGGGTCGGGTGCTTGCCGACCGCTACCGCCTTCCGTTGCCTCCGCACGATGAGTACGAAACGGTCGAGACCCGGGCGTTCGATACCTATAGCGGGCAGGAAGTCCTGGTCCGGCAGGTGCCGTTGCCCGAGGTGGTGGACGCCGAGGTGCTCGACGCCGAGGATCCGGACCCGTGGGCCCGGCGAGCCGCCGGGCGGGCCGTGCGCGTTCCCGCCGACCCGGTGGTCCGGCGCGCCGTGGAGGCGGCGCAGGCGGCGGCCCAGGTGCCCGACCACCCCAGGCTCGACCAGGTCTTCGACGTGTTCGCCGAAGAGGGCTCGCTCTGGATCGTGAGCGAACTCGTCGCGGCCCGCCCGCTCGCCTCGCTCCTCGCGGAACGGCCGCTCAACCCCTTCCGGGCCGCCGAGATCGGCTCCGACGTGCTGACCGCGCTGCGCGTGTTGCACGCCCACGGCTGGACCCACCGGAACATCACCGTCCGCACGGTACTGATCTGCGACGACGGCAGGGTCGTGCTGACCGGCCTCGCGGCCGGGGCGGCGGAGGAGGCGCTCTGCGGGTACGTGACGACACCGCAGCCCGACGAGGACGAGGACGAGGGCGAGAGCCAGGGCGGTTACGGGGACGAGGACGGCTACGGCTACGGGCACGAGGACGAGTTCGCCCGCCCGGCGCTGGGTACGGGCTCCGCGAGCGCCTTCGCGCCGCCTCCGCCCGCCATGCCGCCCCTGCCCGCCGCTCCGGCCGAGGTGCCGGCCTCACGCGGTCCGGCGGCGATCGAGACGGGCCGGGGGGCCGACGCGCCCCACGGCGACGACGCCCCGTACGCGGACGACGACCCGTACGACGACGGCGACGAGGGCGACGACGGTCCCGACGCCCCCCGTGGCGGCGGTCCGGGAGACGCCGCACAGCTGCGGGCCGAGCGCGCCGGGGCGATCGCCGCCTACCGGGAGGGCGCCCGCGCCGCCGCACGCGTCAACGAGGACCGGCGGCACGCCGGTCCGGGCGACGCGGAGGACACCGGAAGCCTGCCGGTCCAGCGTCCCGCACGGCCGGAGGACGGGTACCCGTCCGACCCGGACCACAGCCGTCCGCGTCCGGCCGCCCCCTGGAGCCACGCCACCGACGATCCGGACACCGACGACCCGTACGCCGACGATCCGCACACCAAGGACCTGTACGCGGCGGATCCCTACGACGACGTGGACGACGGCGGCCACGACAACGACGACGGCGAAGACGGCCGGCCGCCCGCGCGGCGGCTGTATCTCACCGGTTCCTGGAGCGACGGCCCCGGTTCCGGCCGCCCCGTCCCCGCCGGGGGCTCGGGCGAGGACGCCCTGCGCGCCGACGCCCGGCGCCACGGCGACTCCCCGGCGCTGCCCGCGCACCGCACGGGTCGGCAGCAGCAGCCGGGGCGCTGGGACGAGGCGTCCGCGAGCGACCGTACGGACTCCGTCTACCGGGGCCCCGCCACCCCGCTCGCCGCCGAGCGCGCCCGGCAGACCCGGATCGCCGTGGTCGGCGCGGTCACCGAGCGCTGGGCGCCCGAGCAGGCCGGCCCCGTCCACGAGAACTGGCGGCTGGCACCGCCGATCGGGCCCGCCACCGACCTCTGGGCGCTGGGCGCGCTGCTCTACCGCGCCGTCCAGGGCCACGCCCCCTACCCCGAGGAGAACGCGGCCGAGCTCGTCCAGATGGTGTGCGGGGAGCCGCCCGCCTTCGCCGAGGAGTGCGGTCCGCTGCGCCCCGTCGTCGAGTCCCTGCTGCGCCAGGACCCCACCGAACGGCCGGACTTCGAGGAGCTGAGCGGCTGGCTGCGCTCCCTCGTGCGGTCGGCGCCCGAGCCCGAGGCCGGTCTGGACGTCGTCCCCCTGCCGTCCGCCGACACGGCCCGGCTCCCCGTCGTACGCCGCCGGGGCGAGCTGGTCCGCAGGCGACGCGGCCGGAGCGCGGCCCACGGCCGTCACCGCCACACCAAGGACAAGCCCGGCCGACAGGACCACCAGGACCGGCACGACCATCACGACAGGCACGACCCGCAGGCCGGGCTGGCCATGCCCAGGGCCGAGCGAGCCCCCCGGGCGCCGCGTGAGCCCAAGGGCCCCAAGGCGCTGCGCACCCCTCCCCGCCCCCAAGAGGGCGGGGGCCGGGCGCCGCGGCGGCTCGGGAGGCTGCTCCTGGTGCTGATCCTGCTGGTCCTCGCCGCGGCCATCGCGTACGCCGTGATGTTCATGCCCAAGTCGGACGAAGAACCGGGCAGCGGCTCCTCGGGCCCGGCCTCCTCGGCATCCGGTTCGCCGGAGCCCGGCACGGGGGAGTCCGGCGGTCAGGAGTCCTCCGGGTCGCCCGGCGCCCAGCAGCCGCAGACCAGCCGCTCCGCCGTAGCGCTCGCCCCCGGCTACACCCTGCGCAAGGACAAGGAGGGCTTCGAGGTCGGTGTGCTCAAGGGCTGGCAGCGCAGCCCCGCCAACGCGGACCGTCAGATCCGCTACGGCAGCGACGGCTTCAGCCTGCTGATCGTCCCGGGCCGCGACACCGTCAAGGCCAACGGCGACGACCCGCTGGCGTACCAGGCGGGCAAGGAGCTGGAGTTGCAGCCGTTCCGCGACTCCAGCTGGTCGGGGTCGAGCGGGCTGCGCCGGATCGACGTCGGGCGACAGGCCATGGCGGAGGGCCAGTTCACCTGGCAGGACGCCTCGGGGCGCGAGGTGTACGCCCGCAACCTCGTGATGATCGTCGAGGGCCGCTACCACGTCATCCAGGTCATCGGCCCGGAGAGCCGACGCGACAAGGTGACCGACATCTACGAACAGGCCATCGCCTCCTACCGCGTGACGCACTGA